In Deinococcus sp. QL22, the following are encoded in one genomic region:
- a CDS encoding YceI family protein: MKPPMGAAFGAVLTLTLAFGSLAAAQEAKPYTAVASTTPQAQFNFRVTLIPVPGRVQQVTASLKLDPLRPQDVTGTVQVALKTLMTGIKLRDEHARNYLKAGQFPLATFRVGKLSGITALPVGQEVSGKVSGEFTLAGVTRALSAPVTLRREASGRIIVATQFDIPLREYGVQIRGADKNTDVQLMFAVTAK; the protein is encoded by the coding sequence ATGAAGCCCCCAATGGGCGCAGCCTTCGGCGCTGTGCTGACCCTGACCCTTGCTTTCGGCAGCCTCGCGGCGGCGCAAGAGGCCAAGCCATACACCGCTGTTGCCTCCACCACACCTCAGGCCCAATTCAATTTCCGGGTCACGCTGATTCCGGTGCCGGGGCGAGTGCAACAAGTGACGGCCAGCTTGAAGCTTGACCCACTGCGGCCCCAGGACGTGACCGGAACCGTGCAAGTTGCCCTGAAAACGCTGATGACGGGCATCAAGTTGCGCGACGAACATGCCCGCAATTACCTCAAGGCGGGGCAATTTCCGCTCGCTACCTTCCGGGTGGGCAAGCTCAGCGGCATTACCGCGCTTCCGGTAGGGCAAGAGGTCAGCGGGAAAGTCAGCGGAGAGTTCACGCTGGCCGGGGTCACACGTGCACTTTCCGCGCCTGTCACGCTGCGGCGAGAAGCTTCGGGCCGCATCATCGTTGCCACGCAGTTCGACATTCCGCTCCGGGAGTACGGCGTTCAGATTCGCGGGGCCGACAAAAACACCGACGTCCAGCTGATGTTTGCCGTGACCGCCAAATAA
- a CDS encoding RNA polymerase sigma factor — MRPSEQVAPLQTLPDEPDTGLLARFALRDEAALATLYDRHSRAAYGVAFYILKDAAQAQDIVHDAFLKVWEKPGLFDPARASFPTFFLTVVRHAAISKLRGGRVHLPLDDAEGLPLPFPDERVSLQAGAEERARAEHIQAALHTLKPVQRETVERAFFRGETREDIAAAMSVPVGTVKSRLKYALDRLRGVLGEEGESL, encoded by the coding sequence ATGCGCCCCAGCGAGCAGGTCGCCCCCCTTCAGACCCTGCCGGATGAACCCGACACGGGGCTGCTGGCCCGCTTTGCCCTGCGCGACGAGGCGGCGCTGGCTACGCTGTATGACCGCCACAGCCGCGCCGCTTATGGAGTGGCCTTCTACATCCTTAAAGACGCGGCACAGGCGCAGGACATCGTTCATGACGCCTTCCTGAAGGTCTGGGAGAAACCGGGGCTGTTCGATCCGGCGCGGGCGTCGTTTCCCACCTTTTTTCTGACGGTGGTGCGCCACGCGGCCATTTCCAAACTGCGTGGCGGGCGGGTGCATCTGCCGCTGGACGACGCCGAGGGACTGCCTCTCCCCTTCCCCGATGAGCGCGTGAGCTTGCAGGCCGGAGCCGAGGAACGTGCCCGCGCCGAACACATTCAGGCCGCGCTGCATACCCTGAAACCCGTGCAGCGCGAAACGGTGGAGCGGGCCTTTTTCCGGGGAGAAACGCGCGAAGACATCGCGGCGGCCATGTCGGTTCCGGTGGGCACAGTCAAAAGCCGACTGAAATACGCGCTAGACCGTCTGCGCGGGGTACTGGGCGAGGAAGGAGAGAGCTTATGA
- a CDS encoding PaaI family thioesterase → MSTSSTRPLPTLEELNAQGEGMLPGLIGIRFTHVEAGLMRSELTLRRELLAPNGFLHAATVIALADTTCGYGTRLLLPDTATGFTTIELKSNHLGTAREGTLTCEARSVHAGRTTQVWDAEVRSPNGKVMALFRCTQAVLYKP, encoded by the coding sequence ATGTCTACTTCATCCACCCGCCCACTGCCCACCCTAGAAGAACTGAACGCGCAGGGTGAAGGCATGTTGCCCGGACTGATCGGCATCCGCTTTACGCACGTCGAAGCGGGCCTGATGCGTTCCGAACTCACCCTGCGCCGTGAACTGTTGGCCCCCAACGGGTTTCTTCACGCGGCCACCGTGATTGCGCTGGCCGATACCACTTGCGGCTACGGCACGCGCCTGCTGTTGCCCGACACGGCGACCGGATTTACCACCATCGAACTGAAGAGCAACCACCTCGGCACGGCCCGCGAAGGCACGCTGACCTGCGAGGCCCGCAGTGTTCATGCTGGGCGCACCACTCAGGTCTGGGACGCTGAAGTGCGCTCACCGAACGGCAAAGTGATGGCGCTGTTCCGGTGTACGCAGGCGGTGCTGTACAAGCCGTAA
- a CDS encoding DM13 domain-containing protein, whose amino-acid sequence MTQIHFARTITAALALTLTAAAVAQTMTDTMPMKDPAPMTTSMSGSMQAVRQGNFRALEAPTQGKAALTKTATGYTLTLTGLKTEPGPDLKILLFAGNLTSAGANPKVAGKYVQVGELKKFSGNFTYKIAARDLAKYTSVVIWCDQAAAGFAIANLK is encoded by the coding sequence ATGACCCAGATTCACTTCGCCCGCACCATCACCGCCGCCCTGGCCCTGACCCTCACCGCCGCCGCCGTTGCCCAGACGATGACCGACACCATGCCCATGAAAGACCCCGCACCCATGACAACCAGTATGTCGGGCAGCATGCAGGCCGTCCGGCAGGGCAATTTCCGCGCCCTGGAAGCCCCCACACAGGGCAAGGCCGCCCTGACCAAAACCGCCACCGGATACACGCTGACTCTGACGGGCCTGAAAACCGAACCCGGCCCAGACCTGAAAATCCTTCTGTTCGCGGGCAACCTGACCAGTGCGGGTGCCAATCCCAAAGTGGCGGGCAAGTACGTGCAGGTGGGCGAACTGAAGAAATTCAGCGGCAACTTTACCTACAAGATTGCCGCCAGAGACCTTGCCAAGTACACCAGCGTCGTCATCTGGTGCGATCAGGCGGCGGCAGGCTTTGCGATTGCCAATCTGAAGTAA
- a CDS encoding nitroreductase family protein produces the protein MLSRTPEEVRAFFDAHRTVRQYRTQEDGSPLPLPTEHLDVILHAAQRAPTDATAQLYSLIRLVDPAVRQAVADLTTNAHIATASEAFVVCADVHRVSRLLEAGGSAGGDFPAIAVHFGIGDSVLAGQNLLLAAELLGYQGCWIGGVMNGLDGLIDVLALPAGVLPFAALTIGTPAEEAPHRPRLARELVIHTDAYRPAAPEELLAGIETMNPIAARGDKPGDWLRLLRSYFGAGGGMEGREPSLRAALKRQGMWAGEESSGPRH, from the coding sequence ATGCTTTCCCGCACTCCCGAAGAAGTCCGCGCCTTTTTTGATGCCCACCGCACCGTTCGGCAGTACCGCACGCAGGAAGACGGCTCGCCGCTGCCCCTACCGACCGAACACCTGGACGTGATCCTGCACGCGGCTCAGCGTGCCCCCACCGACGCCACCGCGCAACTGTATTCGCTGATTCGGCTGGTCGATCCGGCGGTGCGGCAGGCGGTGGCCGACCTGACCACCAACGCGCACATCGCTACTGCATCCGAGGCGTTTGTGGTGTGCGCCGACGTTCACCGGGTCTCGCGCTTGCTGGAAGCGGGCGGGTCTGCCGGAGGAGACTTTCCCGCCATCGCCGTGCATTTTGGAATTGGCGACTCGGTGCTGGCCGGGCAAAATCTGCTGTTGGCTGCCGAACTGTTGGGCTATCAGGGCTGCTGGATCGGCGGCGTGATGAACGGGCTGGACGGTCTGATAGACGTGCTGGCGCTGCCCGCCGGAGTGCTGCCCTTTGCCGCCCTGACCATCGGCACGCCCGCCGAAGAAGCCCCGCATCGCCCCCGCCTTGCCCGCGAACTGGTCATTCACACCGACGCTTACCGTCCCGCTGCTCCCGAAGAACTCCTGGCAGGGATAGAAACTATGAATCCGATTGCGGCGCGTGGGGATAAACCCGGCGATTGGCTGAGGCTGTTGCGCTCGTACTTTGGCGCGGGTGGCGGGATGGAGGGGCGCGAACCGAGCTTGCGGGCGGCGCTGAAGCGGCAGGGGATGTGGGCGGGCGAGGAGTCGTCTGGGCCGAGGCATTAG